From the genome of Ziziphus jujuba cultivar Dongzao chromosome 4, ASM3175591v1:
TGGTGCAAACAAACAGAACAGAACAAGAAAGGGATCGAAAATCAAATATCCAACCTCAAATGATgtaaaaaggagaaaagaaaaaaagtatataccaaaacaagaaaacaaacagAACAGAAGAAGAAAGGGATCTCCAACTCAGGAActgtaactatatttatatgattGTACAAATCTCTAAGCCAATCAACGCGTATAAATCTCAAAGCCAATTAACGCTACAAATTGTcagaatgaaaaaaacaaaaaaaggggaaTCCTCAAAACAGTTGACAGTtgatatggatatatatatatatatatatatgtatgtatgaacATTTAGATGATGAACAATTCATCGGTAAGTTCGAAGAACAGCTCCACAAAAGGTGCAGATTATAGCTTTCCAAGACTTCCAATAAAAGGGCACGTAGCAAAATCTTGTGGCTGTTCTCATGTCGGCCACGCTGGCTCCGCTGCCGCACCGAGAGCATGTTCCGGCGGCCGGTTTGCTTCCTTGCACCTCACGTTTCTGATCCACAAGAAAACAGAACACCACCATGTTGTTTCCGGGTTTTTTGTTTCTCAAATTTTCCTGTTGGGTCTTCAGTAGTTTCGGATTTTATATCATATGGACTAATAGAGTTGGCAGGGGCACTATAGTTTTTGAGAAAATGATACAAAGGAGAGAGAGCAATTCATATAAGAAATAGAAAGGAAGGTTCTGTTTTACGTGTTTGGAAGGTAGGATCTATTTGTTTATATGAATTAGAGTTGTTTGGGATTTTATTATTACTCACTTGGGAATGGCTGATCATTACTCTTTAGCTGCAGGGGTTTTCGTCTTCTGACAggtctttgtttttatttattcctttttttttttattggccaCGTGTCCAAATATGGTTGGACCTATTTGTTTGGGTGAAGAGTGGAATAAGATGGAGGGTTGATATTCGTTTTGTAATTAATAAGATATGGGTGGATGTTGGTAGGTTCCTTGTTGGTTTTCAATGGAGTTGCATGAATCTGAAATGGCCTAGTACAAAATTTAGGTTTTCttttccaaggaaaaaaaaaaaaaaaaaaaggataaatgtGAAGCATATGTATACAGGAGCAAAAAAACacgcaaattttaaaatatacacatgcaagtagagaaaagaataataataataataataataataaatgggtGAAGCTTATAGTCGAGAAAATTGGCCCTTTGCTTGGCTgctaagaaaatgaaaataagatcAACAAAAAAGGGGCAAACAAAATGTCGTCTTTGGAAGAAGTGACCCGGATGACAATGATGtgtttaaacttttaaatctCTCTGAATTAAAATGTTTCAAACGTGACAAGTTTTTCATAGGGGGAATTCAAGTACAACTCTCATGCCCTTCTTACCTATCAATTTGTTCACTAAATCTCAAGATTTACCTCCGAAACTTATTTATGAAAGTTTGCAcgtgaaaggaaaaaaataaaaaataaaaaaaaagaatctattTATCAGGTGTTAATTAAAAGATGATCAAGtttaaaatgctaaaaaaaataattactgatTAATAtcctgaaattttaaaattatacggATTAAATTCTGAAATTtagaattatttgaatttaattttaaagtttcaaatttGTTAAGTGCAATTTTTACTATTAGATAATATCGGCATATTAACATAATACTGatgtcataatttatttttaataaacaaatatttttcaaataataattttttatttgaaaaattatatctaatcatattttatttaaactgaaactctaaataaaataaaatatttttgaatcttaaattagatgcaaaataaaaattcaaaataaaattgaaattttggtctaataaaaatatttttattagaacaaaaattaaatagaataattttaatagatcaaaaattaataataatttttttatgtctaaaccataaaaaaaataggtccaaaataaaaattagatcaaattaaacaaaaacgaaactacattttaattttaatttttttattttgatctaaGAAGAAAAGGGCAGTAAATCTACCTGCTATACTCACTTGCgaatcaataaattttataaggaATGAACAATCATAGAAAAATTAGAAACAGaatgaattattttttgcttaaaaatttaaagatctaaaaataataaaaataaattattagaccaaataaaaataaaaatcaataataataattttatttttatttttttacattagaccaaaatcaaaaaaaaaaaatatatatatatatatatatcttatttttattttttattatctaatttatattttttttttgggtttggtcgtaagaaaattattataaatttttggtctaaaattgttttagttaatttttttttaataaaaatatttttgctagagattttagttttatttttatttttgtctaatttttatttttgtaattttggtcTAATCTTTTTATGGCTtagttgtaaaaaaaaattattaattttggatttaataaaattattttatttaatttctggtcaaacaaaattttttttattagaccaaaaatttcaatttcatttttaagtCTAATTTTAGGTATAAAAACATTTagtttctttataattttaatttaaataaaataaaaatggatagaatttcaaataaaaaaccatagatataaaataaaaaaataaaaaaattatttttttattttttttgggcttaaaaatgaattatgatATCAGTATGATGCCATCTAATGGTAAGATTAATATCATTAGTCAATTGGACTGATTTACAACaaatttgaaactttaaaattcaattcaaataattttaaactcGGTTCATATGACTTTTAAATTTCAAGATATTAATTCACATTTAACCTAAAAGAAATTGATAAGGATGGATATTGATGATGATAGAGTAGCTGGTGGAGATGGTTGAATACGtggtcaattttctttttttgtttttggataaaTGAATAAGTGGTCAACTAGCAAGcattaatatatgtaaatatcaaGTAGAAATGCTGTaccaattataatatttttaagtgTGTACGTGAAATTAAGTAAAAGAGTCGTTAGCAGTACTCTTCAGATTGATAAATACTTGAAAGCAGAACCAGATGGCATGtagtatttattttgcaatgaTACCaataaagttgattttttattttttcccatttagtatttaaaatatatatatatatttttctttgaagctatatataatattactttgtttttttaagctatatataatattactaattacttcaactgcaatatatatatatatatatatatattg
Proteins encoded in this window:
- the LOC107416761 gene encoding uncharacterized protein LOC107416761, producing MVVFCFLVDQKREVQGSKPAAGTCSRCGSGASVADMRTATRFCYVPFYWKSWKAIICTFCGAVLRTYR